A genome region from Panicum virgatum strain AP13 chromosome 4K, P.virgatum_v5, whole genome shotgun sequence includes the following:
- the LOC120704171 gene encoding BTB/POZ and MATH domain-containing protein 1-like: protein MGASSSNLTDAACAVHLFKINGYSATRSMGRTDSLPSKRLAVGGYEWEVHYTPNLVVDGNYWVAFKLVLLGAPRRNDVKAALKCRLVDASSSSQRRVAVAHARDANGLLSAVECQVSHAFKRAEESSGWLQLRRRSALELSGSINEDSFTVECTITVITDELPVPDTAAAHVLPRHTGSQSLGHDLGELLRKGTGSDITIVVSAESFAVHKAVLASRSPVFMAQFFGHMKEARSQRVEIMDMKAAVVRAMLNFIYTDMVPELEQQEGGIIIPLHLLASADMYGLDRLKSMCKDKLCDGTSVETAATALALAEQHGCSKLKARCIELMAANIDKVMETGLQTCHDKLPNGYE, encoded by the coding sequence ATGGGGGCGTCGTCCTCGAACCTCACCGACGCCGCGTGCGCCGTTCACCTGTTCAAGATCAACGGCTACTCGGCCACCAGATCCATGGGGAGGACGGACTCCCTGCCGTCCAAGCGGCTGGCCGTGGGCGGGTACGAGTGGGAGGTCCACTACACCCCGAACCTCGTCGTCGACGGCAATTACTGGGTCGCGTTcaagctcgtcctcctcggcgcgCCGCGCCGGAACGATGTCAAGGCGGCGCTCAAATGCCGCCTGGTGGATGCTTCCAGCTCCAGTCAGAGACGCGTCGCCGTTGCGCATGCCAGAGACGCGAACGGGCTCCTCAGTGCCGTCGAGTGCCAGGTGTCCCACGCGTTCAAGCGCGCCGAGGAGAGCTCCGGATGGCTTCAGCTCCGGAGGAGGAGTGCCCTGGAGTTGTCAGGATCGATCAATGAAGACTCTTTCACCGTGGAATGCACCATCACGGTGATCACAGATGAACTGCCTGTACCTGACACGGCAGCGGCTCACGTTCTGCCCAGGCACACCGGCTCGCAGTCCCTGGGCCATGACCTTGGTGAGCTCTTGCGCAAGGGGACGGGATCGGACATCACGATTGTGGTGTCCGCGGAGTCTTTCGCGGTGCACAAGGCCGTACTGGCATCAAGGTCCCCGGTGTTCATGGCCCAATTCTTTGGCCACATGAAGGAGGCGCGCTCGCAGCGCGTCGAGATCATGGACATGAAGGCAGCGGTGGTCCGAGCCATGCTTAATTTCATCTACACTGATATGGTGCCTGAACTTGAGCAACAGGAGGGTGGCATCATCATCCCACTGCATCTGCTCGCTTCTGCGGACATGTATGGACTTGACAGGCTCAAATCGATGTGCAAAGACAAGCTCTGCGACGGCACCAGCGTGGAGACAGCAGCAACAGCTCTGGCGCTGGCAGAGCAGCACGGTTGTTCGAAGCTCAAGGCTCGGTGTATCGAGCTCATGGCTGCAAACATTGATAAAGTCATGGAGACTGGGTTACAAACATGTCATGACAAGCTCCCCAATGGTTATGAATGA
- the LOC120702258 gene encoding BTB/POZ and MATH domain-containing protein 2-like, with translation MPSAAETLTEVVHSSKQIKIQGFSLTAAMAEHEVLTSGKWKFGGYDWEVQVLPNKIWGDYYSVAINLLFRSEVRTVSDVNAIFSCRLIDPGGKIKPSSGISSTVKLRSGECHYLGSLMPRSSLQTSGYLQDDAFTVECTLKVLRELRNKATTHRPADHLLPSSGLNHHLGELLQKGTGADVTLAVSGESFKAHKAILASRSPVFAAAFFGRMKEKHLQVIEIKDMDAAVFGAMLRFIYTDSAPELDRPEDGAAVAQHLLVAADRYGIDRLKLICEDRLYDGVNVETAAATLALAEQHGCSHLKAKCVEIIAANLEAATATEGYSHLMASVMNDLLKAVHGRKN, from the coding sequence ATGCCTTCTGCAGCGGAGACGCTCACTGAGGTTGTTCACTCGTCGAAACAGATCAAGATCCAAGGGTTTTCTTTGACAGCTGCCATGGCCGAACACGAGGTCCTCACGTCGGGGAAGTGGAAGTTCGGTGGATACGATTGGGAGGTTCAAGTGCTTCCAAACAAGATCTGGGGTGACTACTATAGTGTTGCGATTAATCTCCTCTTCCGTAGTGAAGTGCGCACGGTCAGCGATGTCAATGCCATCTTCAGCTGTCGGTTAATAGATCCTGGCGGGAAGATCAAGCCATCGTCGGGGATTTCCTCGACAGTTAAGTTGCGCTCAGGGGAATGCCATTATTTAGGATCCCTCATGCCAAGAAGTTCTCTGCAAACATCAGGTTACCTCCAAGATGATGCGTTCACCGTGGAGTGTACGCTCAAGGTTCTCAGAGAACTCCGTAACAAAGCAACCACCCATCGCCCAGCAGATCATCTGCTCCCGTCCTCCGGTCTGAACCATCACCTCGGCGAGCTCCTGCAGAAGGGGACGGGAGCCGACGTCACGCTCGCCGTGTCCGGCGAGTCCTTCAAAGCGCACAAGGCCATACTCGCTTCGAGATCCCCGGTCTTCGCGGCGGCGTTCTTCGGGCGCATGAAGGAGAAGCATTTGCAGGTGATCGAGATCAAGGACATGGACGCGGCGGTGTTCGGAGCCATGCTCCGCTTCATCTACACCGACTCGGCGCCGGAGCTCGACCGGCCGGAGGACGGGGCGGCCGTCGCGCAgcacctcctcgtcgccgcggaCAGGTACGGGATCGACAGGCTCAAGCTGATCTGCGAGGACAGGCTCTACGATGGCGTCAAcgtggagacggcggcggcgacgctggcCTTGGCGGAGCAGCACGGGTGCTCGCATCTCAAGGCCAAGTGCGTCGAGATCATCGCTGCGAACCTTGAGGCCGCCACGGCGACCGAGGGGTATAGCCATCTCATGGCGTCTGTTATGAACGACCTCCTCAAGGCTGTGCACGGAAGGAAGAACTGA